From Zea mays cultivar B73 chromosome 3, Zm-B73-REFERENCE-NAM-5.0, whole genome shotgun sequence:
ACTTCGCCCTGTTCTTGCCCCTTGAGACTCGGACCTCCAGCCGCCTGTCCTGTGGTGCGCAGACGTGTTCTTGCTCCTGTAGGATCTTTGATCTCTTGTTGCTCGGCTAATCGAAACGGAAGCGCCACCATCTCTGGACTTCGACCACAGGCGACGGTGCACGCCCTGCGCCGACGCGTCCTCCTCCGATCCCTCCCCCATCGACCACCGCAGCACCGCCCAACGCTGTGCCCTGTGATCGTGCGGTGGTGTAGTCTGCTGCTGGTGCCCAAGACTGAAGAAAGATAGTTCAGGTTTCAGAATATTTATTAGTGCCATTGTAAatttgtgataaaaaatttatgGTGAAGAACTGAAGATATTTATTTGTGTTTGGCATAAGTCTACTGCTGCTGCTAGCGAGGACGAGGGCGGGCGCCGAACCACCTGAAGGAGAAGTGCGTGAACAACGCTTGGACGACATCCATTGATCAGTGGTAATCTTTACTTGTTACTTTTCCATCTCCTGTTGATTTGCACTGGAAAAAACTAATTAATTCAGCTTTTATCTTTGATACTTGTAATGATTCGCCCTTTTCCACCctttttgcacttacattatgaagCTGTGAAGGGTACATTTCATCTTATTATTTGTTAAGGTACAACATGGATAAAAGGTGGATGAATGAACCTAGGTATATTTCTAACAATGTACTATAAACCATTATTTTGTAGTAATCACCTTTGACCAACATATTGTTATTGTACCTAATATTTATAGGCACACAAAGGTCTACATAGATGGGGTAGTTGGATTTATTGAGTTTGCGTTTAGCAATTCTATAAGTGGAAACAAAATTCTATGTCCATGTAGAAAATGTGTTAATTCTCTATGGAAAGATGAAAATGAAGTTCGTGCGCACTTGATATGTGATGGCTTTCAAGAGGGATACAAAAGGTGGACTTATCATGGGGAAAGAGACTCTGTGCCTATTAATAGTCATGACTACACTGATACAGAGGCTGTAAACAATTCAGACGAAGATGACATAGCCAATTTGGTTCATGACTTAGCTGGTGGTCTAGATGATAAAGGGGATTTTGAAGTATCTGATGGTTTAGATGAAACTGATGTAGATTTAGAAGCCATCAATCAGTTAGCGATAGATAATACCCAAGACCTATACCCAGGGTGTAAGAAGTTCTCAAAGTTGCATTTCTTAATAAGAATTCTTCACTTGAAATTGCTTGGAGGGTGGACAGATAAAAGTTTTGATATGCTACTAGATCTACTAATGGAGGCTTTCCCTGATGGCTTGGCATTACCAAAAAATTTCAATGAAGCAAAGAAAGTAATTAAGTGTCTAGGACTCGGGTATATCAAAATTGATGCATGTGAAAATGATTGTATTTTGTTTAGGAAGGAGTATGCTAAGTATGATGCATGTCCCACATGTGAAAGGTCACGCTGGAAATCAAAAAGGATAAGTTTAAATGGAAAACGTGTACACAAGGTTCCATGCAAAGTTCTTCGTTATTTTCCAATAAAAAGAAGGCTTCAGAGGTTATTTCTGTCATCTAAGATAGCAAGTGACATGAGGTGGCATGATGAGGAGCGTATACAAGATGGATTACTAAGGCATCCTGCAGATTCACCTCTCTGGAAGGATTTTGACCAAAAGCACCCAGTGTTTGCTTCTGACAGTCGCAACATTAGACTTGCTTTAGCTACAGATGGTTTTAATCCGTTTAGGTCCATGAATGTTAGTTATAGCATTTGGCCTGTTATTCTCATCCCATATAACTTTGCACCATGGTTGTGTATGAAGCAAACGAATTTCATTATCTCATTGCTCATTCCAGGCCGTAGATCTCCTGGTAGTGATATAGATGTTTATTTTGAGCCACTAATTGATGATCTGCTAGACATGTTTGTTGAAGGGGTGAGAACATATGATTCTGCAAAGCATGAGTATTTTCAATTACGTGCTGCAATAATATGGACCATATCTGATTATCCAGGCCTAGGGTACATTGCAGCATGTACTACATCAGGTGAAGTAGCATGTATTGAATGCCACTCATATACATGTTCTCTACGATTGAAACAAGGTACAAAAAATTGTTATATGGGACACCGTAGATTCCTGGGCCCAAACCATCCATATAGATTTGATCTAGATTCGTTTGATGGTAAAGTTGAGGACAGGCCAGCGCCTAGACCACTTTCTGGAGAGGAAGTTTTATTGCAAACAGAGAATATGCACACAGTGCATGGGAAAGGTTGCCAACATAAAAAGAAAGCAAAAAAGAAGGAAGGGGAGCCTCCTATCATATGGAAAAGGAGGTCTATTTTTTTTAGGCTTCCATATTGGAAGGATTTAATGTTACGACATAATTTAGATGTCATGCATATCGAGAAGAATGTGTGTGATAACATTGTCAACACCCTCCTAGGCATTCAACGGAAGTCCAAGGATAACTTGAAATATCGTTTGGATCTTCAGTCCCTAGGCATTCGAACTGAGCTTCATCCTATTCCAGTGGGTGACAAGTTATATTTACCACCAGCATCATATACAATGAGTGCATCTGAGAAGACGTTATTTTGTGAGGTATTGAAAGGAGTAAAATTTCCAGATGGATATGCATCAGATATAAGAAACAATGTGGATGTGAAGGAGAAGAAGCTTGTTGGGCTAAAGAGCCATGATAACCATGTTCTGTTACAGTATTTACTCCCACTTGCTGTGAGAAGGATTTTACCAGAAATAGTTAGTGCTGCACTGATTCGTGTGAGCAATTTTTTCAAGCAAATCTATTCGCCAGTTATTCGTATAAGCGATATGCATAAGCTAGAATCAGAAATAGCTGagactctaagcattcttgagaCTATATTCTTGCCATCCTTTTTTGATATTATGGTACACTTAATGGTTCATCTCCCTACTCAAGTCAGAATTGCTGGCCCTGTTCAATTTCGTAATATGTACCCAGTGGAGAGGTAAATTTTGATATATTTTAGAAATAAATTAAACTTAGTTTTACTCAAAGGGAGGTTTAACATATATGCCATTTCTCCTTTATAGGTTTTTAATGAGATGTAAGGGCCATGTTCGCACTAGGAGTCACCCAGAAGGGTCAATTGCAGAAAGTTATCTATTTGATGAGAGTCTCACATTCTGTTCTCGCTATTTACATTGTGAAACTAGATTTAACCGGAAAAAAAGAAATGATGATGGCTTGGATGTTGATTTAATCAATACCACCCCTTTCTTCCATAACATAGGTCGTGGATTGGTTGGTAAGCGTAGTGTCACATTAGACCACAAAACATGGCTTCAAGCACATAGATATGTCTTGTTCAACTATGACCATATAGAGCCTTACTTGAAGTAAGTTGAACATTATATTTTATAATCAATATCATCCATTTATTTCATGATTACTAAATTATAATGTTTGTTTAGGAAACATATAGAATACCTTTACTCTGCTGGTCATCAAAATCAAAGAGCAATCAGTCGTTTACACTATGAGACTTTTCACGAGTGGTTTAAGTCACATGTAAGTATCTAGGAAAATCTTTATATAGAATATAGTTCCACATTATTTTTTAGTACAATAACAATCTTCAAAATCATCAGGTGGAAACAACGAGTGAGGAAGTACCTGAGGAGATAACAATATTAGCTAAGGAGCCTAAcatggttgcacattcttatgatAGTTATTCTATAAATGGGATAAATTTCCATACACATTCTTATGATGTGGGTAGGTCAGTGCAGTGTAGTGGTGTAGCCCTAGTTGCACATGCAACAAGTTTTGATGGGACAAACAATAATAACCCAGTATCAATGAGCAAAACTTATTATGGTGTTATAAAAGACATTCTTGAGCTGAACTACCATCACCAGGGAAAAATAGTATTGTTCAAATGTGATTGGATTGATAACCGAGTACGAGACAAATGGGTCAAAATAGACAAGTTTGGGGTGACAATGGTCAACTTCAAGCATTTATTCAATACCGGTGACAAGGAATTAGATGAGCCATTTATTTTTGCATCTCAGGCAACTCAAGTTTACTATGTGCAAGATCCTATTGATGCTGATTGGTTTGCTGTTTTAAAGTCAAAACAACGTGACATGTATGATATGGAAGAAAGGCTAGACAATAGTACAGAAATAGGTTCTTTCTTGCCAGATTTGGATGCAAACACACAAGTTAATGTATCTATTGGTGGTAGTTGTGTTAGGACTGATATAGATGGAATAATGATTGCCGAAAACCAACCTAGCAAGTAAGATATGTTTATATCTGTTTACGCAAAAATGTTTCATTTTACGTTGTAATCTCTTTGTCTTGATTGTAATCTCTTTATGTCTTGATTCAGGAGGAAAGTTTGTAAGAGGAAGAGGAATGGGTAAAGAAACGGAGGTCAATGAATATGAACTACAAAGGGCTGCCAACATAAAAGAAAATATGAAGAGGATGAGATCTCTTAATCTCCATGTACCTAGTACTATGGTTAATGAAGAAGGAAATGGATCACATCGAGCCAATAAGAAACATAAGGTTAATATATTTCCCTATTTAATAAGTTCATGTTTTTTACATTTAATTTAATAGTACAGTTATAGAGTTTCCAAAACCAAGCAAATTTCATGTGTTgagattttcaagttttgaagagaAATTTGGAGTAAATTGCAGATTTCCAACTTGATACAGTTTTGGTTCAGCTAAAAACAGTTTGCTTTACCTATTTCTGGACCCCTGTATGATTTAATCTGGGGGGTTTTGGCAAAAGGTTGCTATAGTAAACTTGTAGATtaactataggagaacaacttttattAAGTGTTGAAGCTCTAAATTTATATGGAATTGGTATAAAAAGGAGTCTAAAGATGTAGTGTTCAGTTTGGAAAATCAGACTTAAATTCAGTCCTGCTGATTTTTCAGTCTGAAGCAGATTTGGGATACTCCTTAAGGGCTGATCCATGTAGTTCTGGGCTGTGAGTGCTGTACCAAAGTGGAAGACCATACTTTGGTGTGCAAGTTGGATTAAGGGTAATGCCACTAAAACCAGTTGGAACTGACAGTAACAGTAGTTCAAAGATTCAATGTGCtgaatctgaaattcagacttagtcttGTTTCAGCACACAGACATTGTgtgtttggctcaactttggagctctctaGTGCTTGATCCTTGGAGTATTAAGCCATATCTTTATAAGAAGAGTTGAAGAACATATATTAGTGTGCAAGTTTGATGTAGGGAGGTAGCTCTGTCCCTATAAAAAATGGGAGCAAAAGAAAGATGAATTTGGCTCTGCAGTCGAACTGAAGAAGTTCAGCGCAGTTAGTgtagtctgaattttcagactcgaAATAGTATCTGCAGAGACTGAATTTCAGTGTTAGTGATCAGTTTAGAGTCTTGGTGCAGCAAATTCTTGTGGTTTTGGACTGAGAATTCTGTAGCAAAATGGAAAAATAAAGAATAAATCAAATGACATGCATTAGAAACCAAATATCCAAAACTAGATACTTTCAGTTGGGAGTGAGGCTTCTAGACATCAGGCATCCATCCCATACACATCTCAGCCTATAAACACAAACAAGGGCGAGCAGCAGGAGATGATCTTGTTCAGTTTCCAAACCAAACTCTGAACGTGACTGAAACAGCCCTGCTGCACCATCTGCACCTCCCTATTCAAGCCTTGTTATTGCACAAATCACCATGGCAACAAACCCATCCCTTTCAACCAAAAGCATTCTCCAACCATAGCTCTATTAGTTTGTTGAATCAGTCCAAGACCAAAAATGAAAGGATCAAAAGTTACAGTGCCCCAAAGTACAGCCAATGTCACTGAAAATTCAGTTTCAGAAATCTGAAACAGCATCACACTGAGTCTCACAGAGGGTTTTGTCACTCCTTTTTCTCCAAATTCTACACAATAACAAGTCAACCCTTTGCATAAACATTGTTCCCATTCATATGGACTTTGACTTTACTACATAACTCTTAACCAAAATCTCCATAAATTAATTATCATAGAgctccaaactgggcaacttgctGCCATTCAGGTTTCAGAACTGAATTAAAATTCAGTTATTAACCAATCTGAAACTTCAGAAATACGTGTCATTGAAATATAACGAATCTGAATTTGTGTTAAGTTCAACTACTCTATGTTTGACCAATTCTGCAAAGAAATCATTAACACTTATAATCGGCACAGAAACCAAGTCTGAATTTGTGCTAAGTTCAACTACTCTAAGTTTGACCAAGTCTGAATTTGTGCTATGTTGCTTGTATCTAGATGAGCTTTAATTAGTTTAAACATGCACATACAATTTCACATGCTAGATCTATTGATTCTCTCATTATTACTCGGGCATGTACTCCTCATGTCTTGATGATTAGTAATGTTTTCATTTCTTTGTGTGTAGACAAGGACATTAGCAGCTTCAACTAATGGTCCTACTTTGCGATCAAGGACCGAAAGGGATATTGTTGATGATAACCACGAGGATAGTACTTCTGAAAATAGTTATGAAGAATCTGAAAATCCCATCAATGATGAAGGTAAAAATCAAACAAACTTTAAATTTACTGTAGCAATTTTGAAAATAGTTATCTAGAAAGGTTTTCATCTGTTTTATCTCCTGTAATAAGCAGAGCAACCTATTGGGCATCAAAATATAAGGAAAGGAAGGGGCCCAACCTTGAAGAAGAACATATATTCAAGTAGTGGTGGGCCTAAAATCTGCATTACCCTTAATGAATATGGACAACCAGTTGGTAGGAACAGCAAAGAGTTTGGTAATTTCATAGGAACTTTGGTGAGGAAAAATATCCCGGTTTCTTGTGAGGATTGGAGACTAGTTGATTCTAAAAAGAAGTTTGAGTTATGGACAAAAGTGAAGGTAATCTGATTTAGTGAGATAATTTGGCTTAGCCTATTGTCAGTAGATTTGGTAATCAACTACATTTTTGTTGAAACAGGAATACTATGAAGTGGATGAATCTGGTATAGATTATGTTATAACATCTGCAGCAAAAAAGTGGAGAGAGTTTAAGGCTGACCTAAAGAGCAAATATTTTGATGAAACATTGAGTTTTGAAGAGCTTATTGCTAAAAGGGATGAAAGGGTGAAAGAATCTGATTGGGAGTGGTTGATAACTTATTGGATGTCTCCAGAAGCCGAGGTACATGCTGATTTGTTTTGAATTGCTTTTTGAGATATAAACCTTCATTAAACTATTGTATGAATGAATTTGTATTATTGTTTTGATAGATTCATATTTATGTTGTAGGTTCGTACAAACAGAGGTAAAGATAATCGTTCAAAGCTGACTATGTCGCATGCAGCTGGTAGCAAGAGTTATGCTCGTGTGGGGCATGAACTGGTAAAAAAATTATAATCACTAGTTTGtataatcattagtttaatttaTGAAAATTCTAGTCAATTACTGGACCAAATCATGTTTTCTTGTAGGCCGAGCAACAAGGACGCCCTGCGAGAAGAGATGAAATATATGTTAGAACACACACGCGTAAGAACAAAGAAGGGGATATTGTGCCTCTACCTGGAGCAGAAATATTCATTGTGAGTACACACATATTTTTGATTTGTGTAATAATTAAAATATAAGTGAACAAAATATAATATATGTGTGGTCCTCTTAAGAATAAATTTGAAGAAGCTGTTGCTGAGAACCCAGAACTGAAGGACAGAAGTATTGAAGATGGTGATTTATATGCACATGTTTTTGGAGAGAAAGAACCAAGAGGTCGTATTCGTGGTTTAGGCTTAGGACCAACTCCACAAGATGTAGGCACTCCTGGAACTCAAATGAAAATATCAACAAAGCTTCAAATGGCATTGCAAGCTCGCAGTCAGTCTGAGCAAGAGGTTAGAGCCTTAAGACAGGATATGAATCAAATGAAAGAGAAAATGGATCAAATTTATCAAATGATGGTAGCAGCTCAAGGGGTGCAACATATAGAAAGCCCATCACAACATGGGTCTAATTCTCGACAGGTGATATAATATTGCATATGTTTAGCCAGTGTAGCATATATCGAGCAGTTCGCCGTCTATCTTGTTTCCTTTATCTCACTAACactttttccctttttatttttctttagaaCTCAAGGGTGCATCGGTCAGATGAGGTGGCACATGGTTACAATGGTAATGACCATTCACCAAATATGGTTGAAGATGACTTGCAGCTTACTAGGCGAGTTGCAAGCACTATGGGCCGTCCAAGGAATCGTGAAGATGTTAATACTATTGAAGAGCAAAGTCGCAGGCGAGACATTGCAACAACGGTACCTCAAAGAAATCATGGATCACCTCAAAATGCAGATGATAATCATGTAATTTCTCATCTATCACTTCATATTTATGTTTCATTATTATTTGAACTTTGTAATCTTACTTCGCATATTTTATTAGGTTGGTAAAGAAGTCATATTATATTCTATGATGAGATCAGAAGTTCCTGTTGCAATAGCAAATATTATCTCAACCGACCCAACCACTAAGGTTGCAGATGTTCCTCTTGGAAGGGAGTTTACACAGGTTTTTGTGACTCGTGTGCTAAAAAGGGAAAGTACTCTACCACGACCATACTTAGGTGTAGAGAGTATGGGGGATGCTCTTTTTATGCCCGTTGCATGGCCAACGAACAAGGTAATACTACAACCTTGTATTTTATTTATGTAATTAATAGAACAAGCTTCTAATGTTCTGTATTTTTAGATGAGTCGTAACAAAAAATCAACATTGACCCAAGGTTCTACAGCAGCAGCaggtaaatattttcttcatatatATTTGTGTATAAGTGTAGAGATGGATTAAAAACTGAGTGAATGGTACTATTGCATAACTGTGCATCTGAATCGTTCTCTGATTTTGTAGACAATTCTTGTCTCTAATATGTAATTGTTTGCAATGGATCATAATTGTTTGCTTGGATGTTTGGCTCTTCTGCTGGTGCTTTAGGAAACCTCCTAGGTGGCATTGCTCTCAGCTATTTTTCTCCCAAAGTCTTGTTTCTGTTTTTCACAATCCTTCTCCAGCTCTTCAGTACATCACTTCAGCTCAGTTCTGTTCATTTCTGTTCTGTTCAGTACATCATTTCTGCTCAGTTCTGTTCATCAGTACATTATTTCTGCTcagttctgttcgatcagttcaGTTCTGTTCAGCCACTCGGTTGATACATTTTCTGGTTACAAGCCATTCACTGATGCAACACTTTAGCAGAATCTGAAATCTGAAATCTATAATAGCTTCAGGAACTCGGTTTATACCAAACCTCCTAGGTGGCATTGCTCTCAGCTATTTTTTCCCAAAGtcatgtttctgttttttttttgcaatCCTTCTCTTGCTGCAGTTCTTCAGTACATCACTTCAGCTCAGTTCAGTTCTGTTCTGTTCAGTACATCATTTCTGCTCAGATCTGTTCATCAGTACATCATTTCTGCTCAGTTCGGTTCGATCATTTTAGTTCTGCTCAGTTCTGTTCAGCCACTCGGTTGATACATTTTCTGGTTACAAGCCATTCACTGATGCATCTCTTCAACAATCAGGTAGTAGACATGAATATGAAATCTGCAATCTGAAATCTGTAATAACTTAAGGAACTCGGTTGATACTAGGAATCTGAAATCTGTACACATAAATCATTCACTCACACATGTTGAAATAGCTTCAGGAACTACTCTATACAATCTGTACAATCACTTCCATGTCGAAATAGCTTCAGGAACTACTCTATACAATCTCTGAAAAAAACACTATGAAATGAATTCTTGAAGGCCACCAGCTTGAAGGCGCCCGgcttgaaccatcacatcttctacgaCGATGCAAGCGAGATCATTTGTTGGATCAGAGATCAATGACTGAGATTGTATATGTGCACTATATATATGCACCTCTCCATCATTTGCATTGGATATTTTCCCTTCTTTGTAATCATGTGCATTCATTACATAAATATATGTATTAATAGACCTTTATTGCACTTTCAGTTTGTATTTTCTGTTGGGAGTTTATAGACCTGCTGATACAATAATTGACATATTATCAAATTATGTTGTAGGAAGAGGAGCCGGAAGCAAGGATCAGATTGCTTGAAGTGTGAAAAAAATGATTACTCGCATGCATGCTAGCTGTTGGCGTAACACCCAGCCGATGGAGAGATTTTAGTTTGCTAGATGTATATTTGTACTTTTGCATGTAATAGAACTGAAAGATCACTTCAAAAATTTAGGAAATTCGTGTATGCTACTATTTTTATATGTTCATCACAGGAATCGTGTTCTAAACAAATATATGTTGGAATTCAAAGTCAAAGATTGATCCCTTTCTTTTACTAATCAAATTTCATATATTCTGAGCTAAATATTATTCAAGTTGTCCTGCAATGTGCATCATAATCGgtttattatttgtttcattagcATATATTTGTATGCATGGATTATTTTTTTTAAACTGCACATAGGGAATAACATCAGACAATCTGTCGGCATATAGACTTTTAGCGACACACAAG
This genomic window contains:
- the LOC103651876 gene encoding uncharacterized protein, producing the protein MGKETEVNEYELQRAANIKENMKRMRSLNLHVPSTMVNEEGNGSHRANKKHKTRTLAASTNGPTLRSRTERDIVDDNHEDSTSENSYEESENPINDEEQPIGHQNIRKGRGPTLKKNIYSSSGGPKICITLNEYGQPVGRNSKEFGNFIGTLVRKNIPVSCEDWRLVDSKKKFELWTKVKEYYEVDESGIDYVITSAAKKWREFKADLKSKYFDETLSFEELIAKRDERVKESDWEWLITYWMSPEAEVRTNRGKDNRSKLTMSHAAGSKSYARVGHELAEQQGRPARRDEIYVRTHTRKNKEGDIVPLPGAEIFINKFEEAVAENPELKDRSIEDGDLYAHVFGEKEPRGRIRGLGLGPTPQDVGTPGTQMKISTKLQMALQARSQSEQEVRALRQDMNQMKEKMDQIYQMMVAAQGVQHIESPSQHGSNSRQNSRVHRSDEVAHGYNGNDHSPNMVEDDLQLTRRVASTMGRPRNREDVNTIEEQSRRRDIATTVPQRNHGSPQNADDNHVGKEVILYSMMRSEVPVAIANIISTDPTTKVADVPLGREFTQVFVTRVLKRESTLPRPYLGVESMGDALFMPVAWPTNKMSRNKKSTLTQGSTAAAGRGAGSKDQIA